A region from the Saccharomonospora azurea NA-128 genome encodes:
- a CDS encoding PaaI family thioesterase, translated as MTENPSEQLSALLAGVSPEIAEQQLNDKLGITFVDLTAERVSAVMPVKGNLQPFGLLHGGANAVLAESLGSILAALNAGPDRVAVGLELSCTHHRAVTSGSVTGVATPLHVGRSTVTSEITITDDEGKRTCSARLTCVVRDRKPGA; from the coding sequence GTGACCGAGAACCCCTCCGAGCAGCTCAGCGCGCTTCTCGCCGGCGTCTCCCCCGAGATCGCCGAGCAGCAGCTCAACGACAAGCTCGGCATCACGTTCGTGGATCTCACCGCCGAACGCGTGAGCGCGGTCATGCCGGTCAAGGGAAATCTTCAGCCCTTCGGGCTACTGCACGGGGGCGCCAACGCTGTGCTGGCCGAGTCGCTCGGCTCGATCCTCGCGGCGTTGAACGCGGGCCCCGACCGGGTTGCTGTGGGCCTGGAGTTGTCGTGCACCCACCACCGTGCCGTGACGTCCGGGTCCGTCACGGGAGTGGCCACCCCGCTCCACGTCGGGCGGTCGACGGTGACCTCGGAGATCACCATCACCGACGACGAAGGCAAGCGCACCTGCAGCGCGCGACTCACCTGTGTCGTGCGCGACCGCAAACCCGGCGCCTGA
- a CDS encoding ANTAR domain-containing response regulator — MTEAATEANDAAPAPQRRVLVAEDEALIRLDLVEMLREEGYEVVGEAGDGEEAIKLAGELKPDLVILDVKMPKLDGIEAAAKITGDRIAPVVILTAFSQRDLVERAREAGTMAYLVKPFAKRDLVPAIELAVSRFAELQALEAEVAGLTDRLETRKTIDRAKGLLMTHQGLSEPDAFRWIQRTAMDRRTTMKAVAEAVIENVGK; from the coding sequence GTGACCGAAGCGGCTACCGAGGCCAACGACGCCGCTCCCGCTCCGCAGCGCCGCGTTCTCGTCGCTGAAGACGAGGCGCTGATCCGTCTCGACCTCGTCGAAATGCTTCGCGAAGAAGGCTACGAGGTGGTCGGCGAAGCGGGCGACGGGGAAGAGGCCATCAAGTTGGCCGGAGAGCTCAAACCCGACCTCGTGATCCTCGACGTCAAGATGCCGAAACTCGACGGCATCGAGGCAGCTGCGAAGATCACCGGCGACCGTATCGCTCCCGTCGTCATCCTTACCGCCTTCAGCCAGCGCGACCTGGTCGAACGCGCGCGCGAGGCCGGCACGATGGCCTACCTCGTGAAGCCCTTCGCCAAGCGCGACCTCGTGCCCGCCATCGAGCTCGCGGTGAGTCGCTTCGCCGAGCTGCAGGCGCTGGAAGCCGAGGTCGCCGGACTCACCGACCGCCTCGAGACGCGCAAGACCATCGACCGCGCCAAGGGCTTGCTCATGACCCACCAGGGCCTCAGCGAGCCGGACGCGTTCCGCTGGATCCAGCGCACCGCCATGGACCGCAGGACCACCATGAAGGCCGTCGCCGAGGCGGTCATCGAGAACGTCGGCAAGTAG
- a CDS encoding amidohydrolase family protein, with translation MNVNDTTSAAVLDRIRCRPADERRILFTGATIVTMDPALGVLHDADLLVDGDTITAIGPNIDPGDAVVVDASGSVLSPGFVDTHRHAWEAQLRRIMPDVDDLGAYVMSTLAGHAPVYRPEDMYIGTKLAALTAIDSGITTMLDFSHNSRTPEHSDAAVEALRDTGIRGVHASMGPHFGDWDKQWPGDLTRLKERYFSSDDQLLTLRLATLATDEIAGPALAYGPDLACVAKDLGIGVSVDAVFGKASSEAILRWAEDGILNPDVTLIHATGLTPEAWKAMGETGTTVALAPTSDAQIGLETAIPAVDEALSAGIRPGLSIDVEVALVSDMFTQMRTLHAIQRMRAVNAAHGTDEQPARITTHDVLDFATLQGARTNGLEGVTGSLTPGKKADLLVIRAEDLNNMPLNDPIGTVVLGSDARNISAVLVDGEVRKWNGHVLDVELPALRREVHASRDYVLNTPAA, from the coding sequence GTGAACGTCAACGACACCACCAGCGCCGCCGTCCTCGACCGGATCCGGTGCCGCCCTGCGGACGAACGGCGCATCCTGTTCACCGGCGCGACCATCGTCACCATGGACCCCGCCCTCGGCGTCCTGCACGACGCCGACCTGCTCGTCGATGGCGACACCATCACCGCGATCGGTCCGAACATCGATCCCGGCGACGCCGTGGTCGTCGACGCTTCCGGCTCCGTCCTCAGCCCCGGCTTCGTCGACACCCACCGGCACGCCTGGGAGGCCCAGCTGCGCCGCATCATGCCGGACGTCGACGACCTCGGCGCCTACGTCATGTCCACTCTGGCGGGACACGCCCCGGTCTACCGGCCAGAGGACATGTACATCGGCACCAAGCTGGCCGCCCTCACCGCGATCGACAGCGGCATCACGACCATGCTCGACTTCTCCCACAACTCCCGGACTCCGGAACACTCCGACGCCGCAGTCGAGGCTCTCCGCGACACCGGCATCCGCGGCGTGCACGCCTCAATGGGCCCGCACTTCGGCGACTGGGACAAGCAGTGGCCCGGCGACCTGACCCGCCTCAAGGAGCGCTACTTCAGCAGTGACGACCAGCTGCTGACCCTGCGCCTGGCGACGCTCGCCACCGACGAGATCGCCGGCCCGGCACTCGCCTACGGTCCCGACCTCGCCTGCGTCGCGAAGGACCTGGGTATCGGAGTGAGCGTGGACGCGGTCTTCGGTAAGGCCTCCTCCGAGGCGATCCTGCGCTGGGCCGAGGACGGCATCCTCAACCCCGACGTCACCCTCATCCACGCCACCGGACTGACTCCCGAAGCATGGAAGGCCATGGGGGAGACCGGCACCACCGTGGCGCTCGCCCCCACCTCCGACGCCCAGATCGGCCTGGAGACCGCGATCCCCGCCGTGGACGAGGCCCTGTCCGCCGGCATCCGCCCCGGGCTGAGTATCGACGTCGAAGTCGCCTTGGTCAGCGACATGTTCACGCAGATGCGTACCCTGCACGCCATCCAGCGGATGCGGGCCGTCAACGCCGCCCACGGCACCGACGAGCAGCCCGCCCGCATCACCACCCACGACGTCCTGGACTTCGCCACCCTCCAGGGTGCCCGTACCAACGGCCTGGAGGGCGTCACCGGATCGCTCACGCCGGGCAAGAAGGCCGACCTGCTGGTCATCCGGGCCGAGGACCTCAACAACATGCCGCTCAACGACCCCATCGGCACTGTCGTGCTGGGCTCCGACGCCCGCAACATCAGTGCTGTCCTCGTCGACGGTGAGGTACGCAAGTGGAACGGCCACGTCCTCGACGTGGAGCTGCCAGCCCTGCGCCGCGAGGTCCACGCCTCGCGCGACTACGTGCTGAACACCCCGGCTGCCTGA
- a CDS encoding Atu4866 domain-containing protein produces the protein MTISYTDTMGWNRKPLDEIVANDGGRPVLFTNARIVTMDPLIGTVTGADILFVGSLIVGVGPAIVTAAVDDNAIVVDCAGTTVVPAVVDTVALVGGRGRRPEYVATLTPGNTADFLAVPDELADDVPSALATLMSHPEQVRALVAAGRPVLWAGTDVPGRPTVAETGIPAAPDLAGNPRLGVWIDLEGFLHQELTADGRYDETRGGRRHAYQGRFWIDGDRIDYLDDLGFWAYGKFEADELHHAGYVMKRS, from the coding sequence ATGACCATCAGCTACACCGACACCATGGGCTGGAACCGAAAGCCCCTCGACGAGATCGTCGCGAACGACGGTGGCCGTCCGGTCCTGTTCACCAACGCCCGGATCGTGACGATGGACCCTCTGATCGGGACCGTGACCGGTGCCGACATCCTGTTCGTCGGTTCCCTGATCGTGGGCGTCGGTCCCGCCATCGTCACCGCGGCAGTCGACGACAACGCTATCGTCGTCGACTGCGCGGGTACGACCGTCGTCCCCGCCGTAGTGGACACCGTCGCACTGGTTGGCGGACGCGGCCGACGCCCGGAGTACGTGGCGACGCTGACACCGGGCAATACCGCAGACTTCCTGGCGGTGCCCGACGAACTGGCCGACGATGTGCCCAGCGCGCTGGCCACTCTCATGTCCCACCCGGAGCAGGTCCGCGCGCTGGTCGCAGCCGGTCGCCCCGTCCTGTGGGCGGGCACCGACGTCCCCGGCAGACCCACCGTTGCAGAGACGGGCATCCCCGCCGCACCGGACCTGGCCGGAAACCCACGGCTCGGCGTCTGGATCGACCTTGAGGGCTTCCTGCACCAGGAACTCACCGCCGACGGCCGCTACGACGAGACCCGGGGCGGCCGCCGCCACGCCTACCAGGGCCGGTTCTGGATCGACGGCGACCGCATCGACTACCTGGACGACCTCGGCTTCTGGGCCTACGGGAAGTTCGAGGCCGACGAACTGCACCACGCGGGTTACGTCATGAAGCGCAGCTGA
- a CDS encoding Atu4866 domain-containing protein — MSGNDTPRDLHPYVGMWVTADGHIRQELLPNGRYDEARGMRRSAYTGRYTVTGDHIDYVDDTGFTATGDIRDGVLFHEHLVLYREGDQRIRQEGTVSRG; from the coding sequence ATGAGCGGCAACGACACACCTCGCGACCTGCACCCCTACGTCGGCATGTGGGTGACCGCGGACGGACACATCCGCCAGGAACTACTGCCGAACGGCCGCTACGACGAGGCCCGAGGAATGCGTCGGAGCGCCTACACCGGCCGGTACACCGTCACCGGCGATCACATCGACTACGTCGACGACACCGGCTTCACCGCCACCGGTGACATCCGCGACGGTGTCCTCTTCCACGAGCACCTGGTGCTCTACCGCGAGGGCGACCAGCGCATCCGGCAGGAAGGCACGGTGTCGCGCGGTTGA
- a CDS encoding VOC family protein, with protein sequence MSHRPAVHLAIPVDDLVAARSFYGQVLGLPERRSTDHWVDWNLEGHQLVPHLVAVAPQPAGTSLVGQHQVPIPHFGLLLDEQAFHRFAKRLRAAGVRFDIEPHLRFPGEPGEQWTMFFRDPAGNALEFKSFRDESMVFAR encoded by the coding sequence ATGTCTCACCGACCCGCTGTTCACCTGGCCATCCCGGTCGACGACCTGGTAGCCGCCCGCAGCTTCTACGGGCAGGTACTGGGCTTGCCCGAAAGGCGCAGCACCGACCACTGGGTGGACTGGAACCTCGAGGGCCACCAGTTGGTGCCCCACCTGGTGGCGGTCGCGCCGCAGCCGGCCGGCACCAGCCTGGTGGGGCAGCACCAGGTGCCGATCCCGCACTTCGGTCTGCTGCTGGACGAACAAGCCTTCCACCGGTTCGCCAAGCGGCTGCGAGCCGCCGGGGTGAGGTTCGACATCGAGCCGCACCTGCGCTTCCCCGGCGAGCCCGGTGAGCAGTGGACCATGTTCTTCCGTGACCCCGCGGGCAACGCCCTGGAGTTCAAGTCCTTCCGTGACGAGTCGATGGTGTTCGCCCGATGA
- a CDS encoding SDR family NAD(P)-dependent oxidoreductase yields the protein MRGVLVTGGSRGIGRAVATAFAAGGDRVAVQYAGRRADAERTMRELPGTGHTLIQADLGESGAAERVVAEAVAALGSVDVLVNNAAVAPTEETRHSIAQTSLDHWQQVWRRMVDVNLLGAADLCWATARHLVDRGADGAIVNVGSRGAFKGEPDFPAYGATKAALHALGQSLAVALAPHGITVTSVAPGFIATERQTAKLSGPEGERLRAESPFGRVGTPEEIAAVVHFLASPAAKWTSGTVVDLNGASHLRT from the coding sequence ATGAGGGGCGTGCTGGTCACCGGCGGATCTCGGGGTATCGGCCGCGCCGTCGCGACGGCCTTCGCGGCCGGCGGCGACCGGGTCGCGGTGCAGTACGCGGGACGCCGTGCGGACGCCGAACGGACTATGCGGGAACTGCCCGGCACCGGACACACACTGATCCAGGCTGACCTGGGCGAATCCGGCGCGGCGGAGCGAGTCGTCGCCGAGGCCGTGGCCGCGCTCGGCTCGGTGGACGTGCTGGTGAACAACGCGGCCGTGGCACCCACAGAAGAGACCCGGCATTCGATCGCCCAGACCTCGCTGGACCACTGGCAGCAGGTCTGGCGGCGGATGGTGGACGTCAACCTCCTGGGCGCGGCCGACCTGTGCTGGGCCACGGCCCGCCATCTCGTGGACCGGGGCGCCGACGGGGCGATCGTGAACGTCGGTTCGCGTGGTGCGTTCAAGGGCGAACCGGACTTCCCCGCCTACGGGGCGACCAAGGCGGCGCTGCACGCCCTCGGCCAGTCGCTGGCCGTGGCGCTCGCCCCGCACGGCATCACGGTCACCTCCGTCGCGCCCGGATTCATCGCCACCGAACGGCAGACGGCGAAACTGTCCGGCCCCGAGGGCGAGCGCCTGCGTGCCGAGAGCCCCTTCGGCCGGGTCGGCACACCGGAAGAGATCGCCGCCGTCGTGCATTTTCTCGCGTCCCCGGCCGCGAAGTGGACCTCCGGCACCGTCGTCGACCTCAACGGCGCGTCCCACCTGCGTACGTGA
- a CDS encoding glycoside hydrolase family 64 protein, giving the protein MVSRRRFLGISAAALSSPLWAGALTAPFAMAAPESLRFRLVNNSGRTAYAYIAGQADADGRAMFVRADGSVYYPAASGPVPEPLGEDPAIPVNGSTEVVVPRMYGARVYFVTDDRLDFFAVQGGDGGTAVVHPNFVSDTDPNFGRDWTFAEFTLNSVQLYANISYVDFVAAPVGLHLAHAGGIQEVPGLPSGAIDRIASALRDQGGAWPTCVQEANGTVLRVLNPNHRAGDFAGYLDEYVDQVWQKYASEPLIVDSQRGDIGILEGRVEGGDLVFGAERFGRPTTGDIWGCNSGPFANNPATDSEERKAIVPRLAAAFNRTTLLINSEQPHGENPATFYQHPVTNHYARVVHENLPDGKGYAFAYDDVSANPDEDHSGKVNHGDPELLTVTLGAIR; this is encoded by the coding sequence ATGGTCTCACGTCGGCGGTTTCTCGGAATCTCGGCTGCGGCGCTCAGTTCGCCGCTGTGGGCGGGAGCGCTGACCGCTCCGTTCGCGATGGCCGCGCCGGAAAGCCTGCGGTTCCGTCTGGTCAACAACTCCGGTAGGACCGCCTACGCCTATATCGCCGGCCAGGCGGATGCGGACGGTCGAGCGATGTTCGTCCGCGCCGACGGCAGCGTGTACTACCCGGCGGCGAGTGGTCCGGTACCCGAGCCGCTCGGGGAGGATCCCGCGATTCCGGTGAATGGTTCGACCGAGGTCGTCGTTCCCCGCATGTACGGCGCGCGGGTGTATTTCGTGACCGACGACAGGCTCGATTTCTTCGCCGTGCAGGGGGGCGACGGCGGTACTGCGGTCGTGCACCCGAACTTCGTCTCCGACACCGACCCGAACTTCGGCAGGGACTGGACGTTCGCCGAGTTCACGCTCAATTCCGTCCAGTTGTACGCGAACATCAGCTACGTCGACTTCGTCGCCGCCCCGGTCGGCCTGCACCTGGCGCACGCGGGCGGAATCCAGGAGGTTCCCGGCCTGCCCAGCGGCGCGATCGACCGCATCGCCTCGGCGCTGCGGGACCAGGGCGGCGCGTGGCCGACCTGCGTCCAGGAGGCGAACGGCACCGTGCTCCGCGTGCTCAACCCGAACCACCGGGCCGGCGACTTCGCGGGGTACCTGGACGAGTACGTCGACCAGGTGTGGCAGAAGTACGCGAGCGAACCGTTGATCGTCGACTCGCAGCGCGGCGACATCGGCATCCTCGAAGGCCGGGTGGAGGGCGGCGACCTGGTGTTCGGCGCGGAGCGTTTCGGCAGGCCGACCACGGGCGACATCTGGGGCTGCAACAGCGGACCGTTCGCCAACAACCCGGCGACCGACAGCGAGGAGCGCAAGGCCATCGTTCCCCGGCTGGCCGCCGCCTTCAACCGGACCACGTTGCTGATCAACTCCGAGCAGCCGCACGGCGAGAATCCGGCGACCTTCTACCAGCATCCGGTCACGAACCACTACGCCCGCGTCGTGCACGAGAACCTGCCGGACGGCAAGGGCTACGCCTTCGCCTACGACGACGTCAGCGCGAACCCGGACGAGGACCACAGCGGCAAGGTCAACCACGGCGACCCCGAACTGCTGACGGTCACACTCGGCGCGATCCGCTGA
- a CDS encoding MFS transporter, translating into MNITERIGAARMSGYQWLIVALCTFMNCLDGFDVMAIAFTGPSVTEEFGLNGSEFGLLVSVGLIGMAMGSMLLAPFADLIGRRPLILISLTLGTIGMFGAAMAPSVTVMGAFRLITGIGVGGILASTNVIASEFSNAKNRGLAIGIYTAGYGIGATLASVVAKATVGGDWRIVFYAGGAGTLIALIVIALLLPESVAFLEQRRPRAALDRINRTLTRMGLDSVSETDLDRAATARQEAGQADRGWLKRLLRPTILLWIAFITIMFGFYFVNSWTPTLLVEEGLSESAAVTAGMAISIGGTVGSVLYGVAARVRTPRVVLIGFSLLSAAMMIVFILSTSILWLGFGIGVLVGALINGCIAGAYTVGPPLYPSKVRSVGMGWALGMGRIGAILSPTIAGMLKDAGATATQLYVGAAVVVAICAVVLVALRKHDPESTPAAKEELAAA; encoded by the coding sequence ATGAACATCACTGAACGCATCGGCGCGGCTCGGATGTCCGGCTACCAATGGTTGATCGTCGCGCTCTGCACCTTCATGAACTGCCTCGACGGCTTCGACGTCATGGCGATCGCCTTCACCGGCCCCTCGGTCACCGAGGAGTTCGGCCTGAACGGCTCGGAGTTCGGGCTGCTGGTCTCGGTCGGTCTGATCGGCATGGCCATGGGGTCGATGCTGCTCGCCCCCTTCGCGGACCTGATCGGTCGTCGACCGCTGATCCTGATCAGCCTCACCCTCGGCACGATCGGCATGTTCGGCGCCGCGATGGCCCCGTCGGTGACGGTGATGGGGGCCTTCCGCCTCATCACCGGTATCGGCGTGGGCGGCATCCTGGCGAGCACCAACGTGATCGCCAGCGAGTTCTCGAACGCGAAGAACCGCGGGCTCGCCATCGGCATCTACACCGCCGGGTACGGCATCGGTGCGACGTTGGCGAGCGTGGTCGCGAAGGCCACGGTGGGCGGTGACTGGCGCATCGTCTTCTACGCGGGCGGTGCGGGCACCCTGATCGCGCTGATCGTCATCGCGCTGCTTCTGCCCGAGTCGGTCGCCTTCCTCGAACAGCGTCGTCCGCGGGCCGCGCTGGACAGGATCAACCGCACCCTGACGCGGATGGGGTTGGACTCCGTCAGCGAGACCGACCTCGACCGGGCGGCCACCGCTCGGCAGGAGGCCGGGCAGGCCGATCGGGGTTGGCTCAAGCGGCTTCTCAGGCCCACGATCCTGCTCTGGATCGCCTTCATCACCATCATGTTCGGCTTCTACTTCGTGAACAGCTGGACTCCCACTCTGCTGGTGGAGGAAGGGCTCTCGGAGAGCGCCGCGGTCACGGCCGGTATGGCGATCTCGATCGGCGGCACCGTCGGATCGGTGCTCTACGGAGTCGCCGCTCGCGTGCGGACGCCGCGGGTGGTCCTGATCGGATTCTCGCTGCTCTCCGCGGCGATGATGATCGTCTTCATCCTGAGCACGTCGATCCTGTGGCTCGGGTTCGGAATCGGTGTCCTCGTCGGAGCGCTGATCAACGGCTGCATCGCCGGCGCGTACACCGTCGGGCCGCCGCTGTATCCGTCGAAGGTCCGCAGCGTCGGCATGGGCTGGGCGCTCGGCATGGGCCGGATCGGCGCGATCCTGTCCCCGACCATCGCGGGAATGCTCAAGGACGCGGGTGCCACGGCGACGCAGCTCTACGTCGGCGCCGCCGTGGTCGTGGCGATCTGCGCGGTCGTCCTGGTCGCACTGCGCAAGCACGACCCCGAGTCGACTCCGGCGGCGAAGGAGGAACTGGCTGCCGCCTGA
- a CDS encoding PDR/VanB family oxidoreductase, protein MAVQSQSRWQRGKVVEAEYVAEGVRRIALEVEHPEHAAPGTHVDVALDIHGRRQVRSYSVVRSEDGGRRLTLSVQLSSQSRGGSETMHALAVGDELTVTGPVQNFPLAVGAGRYVLVAGGIGITALVAMASSLRRRGADYELVFVGRSRRVMAYLDELEAEHGDRLRVHVDDEGTPLSVPDLVGDIAATPNAAATELYMCGPIGLMNAIKSSWTEHALPEPNLRFETFGSSGRFGAEEFRVRLPQHDREVVVAPDTSILDALDAAGVDTLSDCRKGECGLCLAKVIEVDGTIDHRDVFLSEAQKERTTHLCLCVSRAVAAGSCGDRATVTLHLT, encoded by the coding sequence ATGGCGGTGCAGTCGCAGTCGCGCTGGCAGCGCGGGAAGGTCGTCGAGGCCGAGTACGTGGCGGAGGGCGTCCGCCGGATCGCGCTGGAGGTCGAACATCCCGAGCACGCTGCCCCCGGGACGCACGTCGACGTCGCGCTGGACATCCACGGCCGACGTCAGGTCCGTTCCTACTCCGTCGTGCGGTCCGAGGACGGTGGGCGCCGACTCACGCTCAGCGTGCAGCTCTCGTCCCAGTCCCGGGGTGGTTCGGAGACGATGCACGCACTGGCCGTCGGTGACGAGCTCACCGTCACCGGCCCGGTGCAGAACTTCCCGCTCGCGGTCGGCGCCGGTCGTTACGTCCTGGTCGCCGGCGGCATCGGCATCACCGCACTGGTCGCGATGGCGTCGTCGTTGCGTCGCCGCGGGGCCGACTACGAGCTCGTGTTCGTCGGCCGCAGTCGCCGGGTGATGGCCTACCTCGACGAACTCGAAGCCGAGCACGGCGACCGGCTCCGCGTCCACGTCGACGACGAAGGCACGCCGCTGTCGGTGCCCGACCTCGTCGGCGACATCGCGGCGACACCGAACGCGGCCGCCACCGAGCTCTACATGTGCGGTCCGATCGGTCTGATGAACGCGATCAAGTCGAGCTGGACCGAACACGCTCTACCGGAGCCCAACCTGCGGTTCGAGACCTTCGGGTCCAGCGGCCGGTTCGGCGCGGAGGAGTTCCGGGTGCGGCTTCCCCAGCACGACCGCGAGGTCGTGGTCGCACCCGACACGTCGATCCTGGACGCGCTGGACGCCGCCGGGGTCGACACGCTGTCGGACTGCCGCAAGGGCGAGTGCGGACTGTGTCTCGCCAAGGTCATCGAGGTGGACGGCACCATCGACCACCGTGACGTCTTCCTCAGCGAAGCGCAGAAGGAACGCACCACCCATCTGTGCCTCTGCGTTTCGCGTGCGGTGGCGGCCGGGAGCTGCGGCGACCGTGCCACCGTCACCCTCCACCTCACCTGA
- a CDS encoding aromatic ring-hydroxylating dioxygenase subunit alpha, producing the protein MTLTTPPPADTTAPTTAAAKIFNHPRNAWYVAAWDHEVTTKKPLARTIAGVPLALWRNSEGRAVALADACWHRLAPLSKGKILGDELQCPYHGLRYNATGRCTAMPAQETINPSAMVPSYPVVERYRYVWVWVGDPDLADPDTVPDMHQMDDPGWAGDGETIHADCNYQLVLDNLMDLTHEEFVHASSIGQEELSEAEFDVVHEGNTVTVTRWMRDIDPPPFWLKNMRDKFPGFEGKVDRWQIITFEAPSTICIDVGVAKAGTGAPEGDRSQGVNGYVMNTITPETHRSCHYFWAFMRNYRLDSQTITTQLRQSVHGVFAEDEDMLRAQQDAIDANPDHEFYSLNIDTGGMWVRRILERMLAAEGRPSAAPAVGRGA; encoded by the coding sequence ATGACGCTGACTACCCCTCCCCCCGCGGACACCACGGCGCCCACCACCGCCGCCGCGAAGATCTTCAACCACCCCCGCAACGCCTGGTACGTCGCGGCGTGGGATCACGAGGTCACCACCAAGAAGCCGCTGGCCCGCACCATCGCCGGAGTCCCGCTGGCGCTGTGGCGCAACAGCGAGGGCCGCGCCGTGGCGCTCGCGGACGCGTGCTGGCACCGGCTCGCGCCGCTGTCGAAGGGCAAGATCCTCGGCGATGAGCTGCAGTGCCCTTACCACGGCCTGCGCTACAACGCGACGGGTCGCTGCACGGCCATGCCCGCGCAGGAGACGATCAACCCGAGCGCGATGGTGCCCTCCTACCCGGTCGTCGAGCGCTACCGCTACGTCTGGGTGTGGGTGGGCGATCCCGACCTGGCCGACCCCGACACCGTGCCCGACATGCACCAGATGGACGACCCGGGCTGGGCCGGTGACGGCGAGACCATCCACGCCGACTGCAACTACCAGCTGGTGCTCGACAACCTCATGGACCTCACCCACGAGGAGTTCGTCCACGCGTCGAGCATCGGCCAGGAGGAGCTCTCCGAGGCCGAGTTCGACGTGGTCCACGAAGGCAACACGGTCACCGTCACCCGGTGGATGCGCGACATCGACCCGCCGCCGTTCTGGCTGAAGAACATGCGCGACAAGTTCCCCGGCTTCGAGGGCAAGGTCGACCGCTGGCAGATCATCACGTTCGAGGCGCCGAGCACCATCTGCATCGACGTGGGCGTCGCCAAGGCCGGCACCGGCGCACCCGAGGGTGACCGCAGCCAGGGCGTCAACGGCTACGTGATGAACACGATCACCCCCGAGACGCACCGCTCCTGCCACTACTTCTGGGCGTTCATGCGCAACTACCGCCTGGACAGCCAGACCATCACCACCCAGCTGCGCCAGAGCGTGCACGGTGTCTTCGCCGAGGACGAGGACATGCTGCGCGCCCAGCAGGACGCGATCGACGCCAACCCCGACCACGAGTTCTACAGCCTGAACATCGACACCGGCGGGATGTGGGTGCGTCGGATCCTGGAGCGGATGCTGGCAGCCGAGGGGCGGCCGTCGGCGGCTCCCGCGGTCGGGCGAGGTGCCTGA
- a CDS encoding PadR family transcriptional regulator, with protein sequence MSLRYALIALLTGRPMTGYDISKSFSSSVAHVWHAPDSQIYPELNRMERDGLLDAVEVPWGKKGTKKEYHVTDAGLADFRRWMESPLKPQRQRDPAYLKAAYYDFADPEAVREQLRRQQTYWEEHLAMLERTRATLLDRTHPTLAARLTKLDEREAELAVRYKIYAYDGLIARARTELAWIEDGFALVDELHDS encoded by the coding sequence TTGTCACTGCGGTATGCGCTGATCGCGCTGCTGACCGGCCGTCCGATGACCGGGTACGACATCTCGAAGAGCTTCAGCAGCTCGGTCGCGCACGTCTGGCACGCGCCGGACTCGCAGATCTACCCCGAGCTCAACCGGATGGAGCGCGACGGCCTCCTCGACGCCGTCGAGGTGCCCTGGGGGAAGAAGGGGACCAAGAAGGAGTACCACGTCACCGACGCGGGGCTCGCCGACTTCCGCAGGTGGATGGAATCGCCGTTGAAGCCCCAGCGGCAGCGGGACCCCGCCTACCTGAAGGCGGCGTACTACGACTTCGCCGACCCCGAGGCGGTACGCGAGCAGCTGCGACGACAGCAGACGTACTGGGAAGAACACCTGGCGATGCTCGAGCGAACCCGGGCGACCCTCCTCGACCGCACTCACCCCACTCTGGCAGCACGGCTCACCAAACTGGACGAGCGCGAGGCCGAGCTGGCCGTCCGCTACAAGATCTATGCCTACGACGGGTTGATCGCCCGCGCTCGCACCGAGCTGGCGTGGATCGAGGACGGCTTCGCGCTGGTCGACGAGCTGCACGACTCCTGA
- a CDS encoding PadR family transcriptional regulator has protein sequence MRNFILGLLLLRPMSLYEVHAQFAAGLSHIYAASYGSIHRSLKQLLSQGDLACADEPASARNRRRYVVTDQGRRTWLAWMKEPASTENAEVAALARVFLLGLVDDRPTRLSVLASLRARALAEHEALLGIDNDSGDRENDAPGARYRATTVHYGVAASGNLVDWLDELATTENPVPAGEKR, from the coding sequence ATGCGGAACTTCATCCTCGGGTTGCTCCTCCTGCGCCCGATGTCCCTGTACGAGGTGCACGCGCAGTTCGCGGCCGGTCTCTCGCACATCTATGCGGCCAGTTACGGCAGCATCCACCGGTCGCTCAAGCAGCTCCTGAGCCAAGGTGACCTCGCCTGCGCGGACGAGCCGGCATCCGCGCGGAACAGGAGGCGGTACGTCGTCACCGACCAGGGCAGGCGCACCTGGCTCGCGTGGATGAAGGAGCCGGCTTCGACGGAGAACGCCGAAGTAGCCGCCCTCGCGCGGGTTTTCCTGCTCGGACTCGTGGACGACCGCCCCACCCGGTTGTCGGTCCTCGCCTCCTTGCGTGCTCGCGCTCTGGCGGAGCACGAGGCCCTCCTCGGCATCGACAACGATTCCGGAGACCGGGAGAACGACGCCCCGGGCGCGCGCTACCGCGCCACCACCGTCCACTACGGAGTGGCAGCGAGCGGGAACCTCGTCGACTGGCTGGACGAGCTCGCGACGACCGAGAACCCGGTGCCGGCAGGGGAGAAGCGATGA